The Ooceraea biroi isolate clonal line C1 chromosome 3, Obir_v5.4, whole genome shotgun sequence genome contains the following window.
agaaataaaatattataagaatattcattgaaatatcattagaatattctgagtacttaccaaataacataccaataacatttagaacattcgtggaactgtttatgaatattcttttcgaatattctcagaatatatggaaatcatgttgttagaatattctccgaatattttATGCTGTATAGGTACCGTGCCTCTTGATAAACAACAGTgctttatttgcatttaatcaTATCACTTTAAGTTTCTAATGGACAGCtgcgatttttcttttcgtggTATTTTAAGATAATAGCAAAACTATATTAGTTTGTCCGCAATAGGATCGTGGACAATGTAAAAAGTAGCAATTCCTTTAGAACaacaattaaagaaaaacgtgcttttgttaataaaataaatatgtattacgGTGAATCCATCGTCGTTCGTCATCCGATCCGAGGTccactttattaaaaagattctCTTGAAGATGCTTTATGTTATCGGACTCAGGAAATCTACCAGCAATGCCAGAAATAACGATATCCTCAGGATCATTGATCGTTTCCATATTACAGTCCATCGTTTGATGTCAGCACGTTTATTTAAGAAacctatttttttaataactttttccttctctcacTTATTGCGTGGATGGTTTCCAAATATGTGATCCTAATAATTCAAACAAGTTGTTAAAGGCAAGTGTATGGTTTTACGATAGGAATgttgttgaaattattttaatgttaaagttTCACGTAAGAAAGAAGTATGTAATGTAAATTCTCTGATACAAAATTgttagaaatgttttattaaaacaatgatTTAAACAATGATAGTAATCGATGTCTCAGATGCATGCAATATGAAAATTGATAGAACTTGGAAGAAAGTGTATATATTCTGTTTTATAGATTAAATCATCATTAAATGCCTAGTATGTCAGCAGCGTATAACgtgaataataaagataaatgtaAGATAAATGTTTTAGTTGTACATATGCAACTGTATTATACATCTACTAACGCACACTCATACGGTGTGGTACGTAAAGACGCGTCATGTAAGGGACATCACAATTAGGACATcacaattatacataataatgtacataatacataatacataagtAATTCTGAACTTTTCAAATAATacaatggaaaaataaatttaaaatttaatagattttcgtgttttattgcaatttatttccGACATAGTGTTTTGACGACATGTATtatgtaacattatttaaCATGCTTTAAAACTTCTCAAAgatatgaaaatgataatttacatAAGTTGATAGACGAAACATACACGCAGGCACATAGATAAGTTCATGGAACTTATTTGGAAACTGAGTCCAAAAATCCTTTCCAACCATCTATGTGAGAtaggaaaaagagaatttaCATTTCGTCTCTCTTAATACAATCAAAACATCCAATTAATCGTACGTACCTTAATAATACACCTgaactttaataaaacttgtcTAATCTAATGTTTTGTTTTCTTAGATGTAAAACACTAAACTTGATGCCCAACAGTAAGTTACTTGTAGTTAACACTGTGATATAGAGTTcatgaaaaaaacacttttatgaGATTCTTCGCGAAGAGATAGCTAACAAGTGAATATGCTTTTTATATGAGATAGCATTTTCATCAAGTCTAGATCGGATCTATCGGATATCATTTATAAACAGTcgattaatatatgatatgaGCTTGACTTTATTACGTGATCTTTCTATTGTAATAAGGTTATGATCTTTGTCGATTCTAGCTTTTGCATTCTTACGTCAATGTGATTACATTGTATTCTAATGTAgcgtatgtaaaatatttcctggtagaaataatatatgcataagATGCAACAGAACTATGATATATGATTGGAATGGAATCAAGGAATAACTTAGAaccgaagaaagaaagaaatttgtaGAGTGGCAGCTTGTTTGCCTACTAGTCGGATAATACAATGACATAACGTATGTTGCAAATGGCAGCCGACGCTGAGATTGATTTGTAATGTCAGGACCCCAGTTTGATTCTCATCAGGATCGCAATTCTCCGCAGTGGCTTTTTCCAAATACTAATGGATGATATTTCCCCTTCGTACAGAATGACTCGTTGCAAGATGCAGTTTCAACTAGCTATCAACTCCACTTATTTTGCAGGCAGTTTATGGTCACTATATGTTGCAAGTGCGAACGTGTGCCTATTTCCTCCGAGATTCCTACTTCTATCATGGATTCTATCATGGCAAAGTCAACAACCAAAAAGATCGATCATGTTCTTAAGCATCTGAAAAGTCCGCTCGTTAGTCCCTTTTATTAGTAAGAGAACTTAATCCCTATTATCTGAGATAGGACCTTGCACGATCTTGTGAGAGAAAGGGAAGGCTTAAAAAATGCACAATTTTTCCGAAAGTGGTAGAACAGGAAAGTGATAAATATATGACGGATTCCGAAGTCACAAAAGATTTATTGTTAACGAACAGAAAATACACACGGTGCGCGCGGAGACTTGAATAAGAAgtgcaaaaaagaaaagaaacacaATCATATACGTGCACTGAGAAACCCATTTGGTTGGATTAACCAAATTTTGGTTGACATGACATAAATCATTTGTTTCTATATGAGCAAACAAATACTTTTGTTCTaggaacaaattaattttgatgcGAGAATATGTATGTGGAACCAAATATTTTGTTCAAAGTACAAAACTCCTATTTTGCTACTACTAAATACGGATACTACGAATTACCGATTGTAACTACAACACAATTTTTGTTCCTGGACTATATAAATTTCAGTATTATTTGTTAAGGgaacaaaatacttttgtTAACAGCCAACAAAAGAAGTTGGTGTTTGTAAACAATCCAATCTTTTTCAAAAACCAAGTggtttatttcaatgaaacaaAACTCGCCAACGAAAAACTTTTGGTTCCATCAACTAATTAGGTTTCTCAGTGTGCGGTACCTGCTggttaataatcaaataaaaaacttaATAACTAAAAACGATTTCTTTTGGTTTTTCTTTCCAAATATTgtaacagaaagaaagagacagtaaagtttatttatattcatacagAACAATTGTGTATTAACTTTATAGTTTATacaattcaataattaaattgaggATACATATAGAATTTTTCTTACATACTTTTTCAATTCTTGGAACTATGTTCTATGATCTGGCTTTGACAGGATTGATTTTACTGTCATCTATTGTATAACTTGGCTGTAATGTTTTGATACTTTCAATTTGTCTTCCATTAATCGCAGCTACAACTTTGTCACTGTCCAGCATCGTAACGTGGTTTCCATCGATATAATGAACTTCGACGTTTCCGCTTGTAACctgtaaattacatttataattaacacaacttctttgtataaatatattttttaaaatcatatGCGATTTACCTTATTTAAACCATAATCTTCTTCAGCAAAAGTCACCGATTGTACGGTCGGTTTCAAAAGAATTACGGGTGATGCAATTTTTGGTACTTGTGTCGCATTGTATTCATGTACAGCAAGTACATGCTTGTAGATTGTTGTGCATAAAGCTTTTTTCATGTCATTCGAAAATTGCTTATTCAGTTCCGATGGAGGTGCATGACTGATAAAAGTATCCAATTTCTCATCCCAGTTAATGCATTTGTTCAATTCCAAGAGAAGCTGTAGAAATCATATTgtatattagaaaatttatttttcaagtatgatatatttttataactaataaatgataatgtaCCTTCCCACTATTAGCTGGTTGCAAATTATCCATTATACCTAGGAGAACATTATTCTGAAGTTCTTCAATCGtagtaaaatgtaaatgttgATTTGCCATCGCTTTCATTTGCTCAGGTGCACCATCAATGAGTACTAAACGGCCTTGCACATTCATTGCTTCTAATCTTCGTGCTAATTCAATCGCAATTATTGAACCAAATGAATAGCCTACCATTACAAAATTCTGTCCCAGCTTATTTCGCTCAAGAATATGCTGAAAAAGTTGAATATGCTGAAAAACTTATAtagaaaagattttaatacgATACATAAAAGTACTTTGAGTTTTAAAATGTTACACCATATTTTGTCTTACTTTCATTacttatatattgtaatatgtaaatatgacTACAATATAGATAAAAGATTCATACTTGCAGAAGGCAGTCAGCGATTTCGTGTACTGAAGTACAGTTCGTACCAACGTTGTACGTTCCATGTTGTAAACATGTTGCAGAAGATTCAATCTTTTGTACCAGCGGAGTAAATACACTTCCGCAACCTTCCATTCCTGGTAATAGAAATACTTCGCTTTTCGCACTGGTCCATTTTGTCGGAAGATCCACGCAAATATCAGACGTCAAGTGTTCGTTGCCTAATACACGAACCAACAGTTTAATACCAGTTAAATCAGTCGCGTCACGCACGGATTTGGAGCAATTCTTCTCATCTTGTGTGTCATTATCATACATTTCCATGAGTTTAGCAAAATTAAGATTACGAATATCTTGTGCCGTAAGGAAAATATCAAACTCCCGTTCCAACGTCTGCTTTATTTCCACGGCCATCATCGAATCCATTCCAATTTCGGACAATGGTGTATGGCGACCCACAGCATTCACATCCTTTAAACctagattaaaatttaatattatattttactatagttttcattaaatccagtatatatctaattaatttatttttttattttatcttttcatttttattaacttgCCCATAATATTAGCCACCGTATCGACAAGATTGAATGCACCAAAAAGATGCGAACGTTTCTCAGCTACAACCATGCTTGCCACAATAGGATGCTCCTGTAACAAGAATTCTTCCAGCTTTTCTATACAAGAAGTTATCTTCTGCTGTAAAGTGCCACCAATTATCATCTCTTTGTCGTTGTCCATCATATCAGCTACGAGACCAACATCGCCCACTGCACCCCACTGAATCGCTAAACCATGTAAACCTTCTCGCGATCTTCTCTCGCAAATCCTTTCCATAATGGAATTTGCCATGCCGTAATTAGTTTGTCCGGTATTTCCTCTGCCGCAAGAAACTGAAGAGAAAACAACAAAATATCGAAGCTGTGGACATATCTTTCTAGACAATTGGTCCAAATTTTTCGTGGCCCAAGCTTTCGCTTTGAAAGACTCTTGAAATGTTTCTGCGGTATGGTTTTGACACAGCTTATCATTCAATACTACAGCCAGATTAAATATAGCATCGACGGGCGCCAACATTTCTGctgtttttaatatatgttcACATTCGTTGGTATTTGATGCGTCAATGTTAGACATTGTTGAAACATTTACTCCATATGATTTCCATAATTCAATCTTCCTATGCTGATACCCGTTCTTTATTCCAGAACGTGAGATTAACACAAGATTGCGTGCACCTCGAATAACTAACCAATCAGCTAATTCCAAACCGAAGCCGCCTAAACCTCCTAAGATGACATACGTTTTATTAGCAGGACAATAATAACGCGGAAATGCGAGAATAGGTGCGTTCACAAAATCATCTTCTTCTtgtactttaattattatctgaAATTGCAATATTCAACATGTTACGATAATACACTATATATCGTGCTGTGCTTTGATCATACTTTGAAATGtgtttcaaatacatttacgAATATCAAGTATTGACTTACTTTTCCCATATGTTTTCCGGCTGCCATGTATCTAAACGCAGCCTCCACTTCATCCTTCTGAAAAACTTTCCTGGCAAGAGGTTTTACTGCTCCGACTTTAAGACCTTCAGCTACTACAGTGTAAACGTAATCTCTGATCTTCTCGGAAGCCAAGAAAACATTATCCAACATAATAccgaaaaatttaattccttTTGAAAGAATTGATAAGTCCAATAAATTATCGGAcagaaaatcatattttccaatttccaaAAAGCATCCGTCTCTCGCCAGGCAACGGATAGACGCTTGAAGTTTTTCTTCGGCTAAAGAATTCAATACGATGTCTACGCCACGACCTTTAGTCTGTTGTAATACCATTTGCTCGAAGCTGGTATCCCGCGAATTTCCGATGTGACTCTCCGGAATGGATGGAAAAGTATCTcttataaattttcgtttttctgGAGTGCCCACGGTTGTAAATACTTCACAGCCCTTGTGTAACGACAGGTTAATCGCTGCCTGTCCCACGGCACCAGTACCCGagtgtattaatattttgtcgcctttcttcatttttgcacggatatataatgcataataacACGTACTGTATGCACATGGAATTGTCGCGGCATCTTCCAGAGTCCATTGCTCTGGAATACTCCAACATAGCTTTCTATCGATTTGTTGCATATTTGAGATACATCTGAAAATAACAAaccgtattatttttttttattagtacATAAACCATTCTTACTTAAAAGTAGTAATTTATCCTGatattaaaagttaaattaaaccAGAATCAATAGATAAGTAGATCTTAcaatttattctaaaaattttttaatataggATTACCAATATACAAAAGTAATCCTTGTAAATTCGACAATGAACGAAATGTATTTTTGGATAAGTTGCAGCGGAAACATACTGATTTTCGCAAATTCCCATTATTCGGCGACCAGCATTGTCGATGCCGACATACTCTAAGCCTATAAAACATTCCTCAAGCCGTCCACGAGATGCGAATGAATCCATGTTGACTTTGCCAGTTGCAGTCATTACGTCTTTGAAGTTAATAGATGTGTAAATTATATGAACGAGATCTTGGTGGTGATAATCCGGGGTAAATGCACCTTGCAACCAACGAAATGAACTCAAATCACCACGGatctaataaaaagaatcaatttagttatggaaaaataataCTGTCAGGAAAATCTTTAATCAATtcagaaatcaattttaccAGTTGATTAACAAAAGCATGATGTACGGGCTTTAATGTCGGTAGGTCTAACGGGAGATGTCTGTACGATCCCCATACTTTTCCCGGacgcaaaacatttataataagatCGAGTTCGAGTTGCTGCGCGTACAATGGTTCATGCAGAGAAAAATCTGGTGCATTTTCGTCCTGAATAAACATTCCTCTAATTAATTCACCACCAGGTTCTCGCCTCAAGCAATTGACTAACCCTAATATACCACATTCTGGATCTTTTTCTCCAACCAATATTATTCTCGCAGTGTTACTCGATTCACTTTCCGCGTTTAAAATTGCCTTGAGTTCCTCCAGCCAAGAAAAGTCATAATTATTTACGCGAATAACTTCCGTTTTTCTGGTTGATTGCCGTTTTCGTTTTAGAAGTGTAATATGTTCCTTCTTTATACGTTTTTCCAGAATTACTACCAAACCATGTTTTTCCACGTTCGGAAGATCGTCCTTTGTAACAGGCTCTCCTCGTGTCAGTAAGAAACCATCATTTTTAAGCGCTAGTAACGCTTCCTTCAAAGTTTCTACCTTGCTGTTGTTAAGTAAGTTAAATCCTGCGACTAATATCGCATTGTCATCTTTCGATAACTTTTTTGTTTGTGAAAGTGCGATTCGTGGTGGAAGAACAATGTTATTAAAACGATCAGTTCtggcaattaaattaatattgggTTGAATTAGTGGtaaattacttaatatttcGGCAATTATTGGAGATGATAATTCTTCTGTTGTAGCCTGATCACTATTTTCAATCAACTcgattatatttacttttgtcATTTGATGATACTCCAAAGCGATATGTATCGATAAGATCATAGCATCTCTGAATGATATTTCGTGTTTGTCACGATGAGCTACAAACACATGTCTTTCGAGAACAGGATTCACCGTCGTCTTACGACGAGTTATAGGATTAGCTTTTATACCACGTATTTCTATACCACCAGATATTACGGTATCGTAGTTCTTGTATACGTATACAGGAAGCTCTA
Protein-coding sequences here:
- the LOC105278724 gene encoding fatty acid synthase-like; this encodes MDCNKETTDVDPEAIVISGIAGRFPKSHNIRHLQENLFNKMDLGSDDNRRWNHDHPDVPQRTGKVDNIEKFDAEYFDISFTEAEMMDPMCRLLLEHAYEAIVDAGMNPKDLYGTRTGVFIGTCYSESEKTYFYEKPQVAGLGLLGCAKSILANRISYWLGLTGPSFMLDSACSSSLIAVERAYRSIRMGECDAAIIGGSNLCLHPCISLQFSRLGVLSSTGFCRPFDEDAYGYMRSETVAVVYLQKAKNAKRIYATMVYAKTNCDGYKEQGITFPSSEMQGTLLQQSYDECGMPVTCLAYMEAHGTGTRVGDPEEINALKRVFCKNRKSPLLIGSIKSNLGHSEPASGLCQIAKVLIAMETSIIPPNIHFTKPRKGIEAFEDGSIRVVTDPTPWEPDYVGINSFGFGGANCHVLLQPNLKKKINGGTPNDNLPRLIVMSGRTEQAVESFLNEIENRPIDVDYVRLLHDLFAKDISGHPYRGYSIIESATMIKPIKKIQQYSGVRKPVCFVFSGIGSQWPGMGQALLQFPVFSKTVEKCDTILKTHGMHIIDILTGKHGVISNNILNSLVGITVMQVGLIDLLKSINVTPDHVIGYSIGELCCGYVTGNFTIEQVILSAYYIGLALNETKIIRGAMMNIALSYEKAKSICPPDIEISRFSPNSCFISGPKESVKALATKLQLNSIKEINCDDIPLHSRYLTPAEATIHTYLNRIIPQTMTSSHIWTSSVCDTKLSYAEFFTNNLLRPVFFEKVTQSIPKNAIMIEIAPDDILQNVMKDFSDTNVALIQRNHKDNVKVFLQGLGKIYNTGSQPQLANLYPAVQFPVSRGTPMISPSIKWDHSEDWYIASFKVQKPIFSNERLIEMMLGDEDFEYMSGHVIDGRILLPATGYLVFVWETIGMLRRQLQTEVSVVFEDVKFLRATHFPKQGIIELTIMIQKVTGKFEIIEGGNAVVTGTIRVPADITKEKVPYSFLREDNNEEEVMKVKDIYKELKLRGYQYSGVFRGLKSASSMGQQGHIAWGQNWVTFMDCMLQIQILGMDTKSLYVPTGIQKLVIDPKLHAQHIRNLKTEENKQLPVYVYKNYDTVISGGIEIRGIKANPITRRKTTVNPVLERHVFVAHRDKHEISFRDAMILSIHIALEYHQMTKVNIIELIENSDQATTEELSSPIIAEILSNLPLIQPNINLIARTDRFNNIVLPPRIALSQTKKLSKDDNAILVAGFNLLNNSKVETLKEALLALKNDGFLLTRGEPVTKDDLPNVEKHGLVVILEKRIKKEHITLLKRKRQSTRKTEVIRVNNYDFSWLEELKAILNAESESSNTARIILVGEKDPECGILGLVNCLRREPGGELIRGMFIQDENAPDFSLHEPLYAQQLELDLIINVLRPGKVWGSYRHLPLDLPTLKPVHHAFVNQLIRGDLSSFRWLQGAFTPDYHHQDLVHIIYTSINFKDVMTATGKVNMDSFASRGRLEECFIGLEYVGIDNAGRRIMGICENQCISNMQQIDRKLCWSIPEQWTLEDAATIPCAYSTCYYALYIRAKMKKGDKILIHSGTGAVGQAAINLSLHKGCEVFTTVGTPEKRKFIRDTFPSIPESHIGNSRDTSFEQMVLQQTKGRGVDIVLNSLAEEKLQASIRCLARDGCFLEIGKYDFLSDNLLDLSILSKGIKFFGIMLDNVFLASEKIRDYVYTVVAEGLKVGAVKPLARKVFQKDEVEAAFRYMAAGKHMGKIIIKVQEEDDFVNAPILAFPRYYCPANKTYVILGGLGGFGLELADWLVIRGARNLVLISRSGIKNGYQHRKIELWKSYGVNVSTMSNIDASNTNECEHILKTAEMLAPVDAIFNLAVVLNDKLCQNHTAETFQESFKAKAWATKNLDQLSRKICPQLRYFVVFSSVSCGRGNTGQTNYGMANSIMERICERRSREGLHGLAIQWGAVGDVGLVADMMDNDKEMIIGGTLQQKITSCIEKLEEFLLQEHPIVASMVVAEKRSHLFGAFNLVDTVANIMGLKDVNAVGRHTPLSEIGMDSMMAVEIKQTLEREFDIFLTAQDIRNLNFAKLMEMYDNDTQDEKNCSKSVRDATDLTGIKLLVRVLGNEHLTSDICVDLPTKWTSAKSEVFLLPGMEGCGSVFTPLVQKIESSATCLQHGTYNVGTNCTSVHEIADCLLQHILERNKLGQNFVMVGYSFGSIIAIELARRLEAMNVQGRLVLIDGAPEQMKAMANQHLHFTTIEELQNNVLLGIMDNLQPANSGKLLLELNKCINWDEKLDTFISHAPPSELNKQFSNDMKKALCTTIYKHVLAVHEYNATQVPKIASPVILLKPTVQSVTFAEEDYGLNKVTSGNVEVHYIDGNHVTMLDSDKVVAAINGRQIESIKTLQPSYTIDDSKINPVKARS